A genomic window from Mesorhizobium sp. 131-2-1 includes:
- a CDS encoding acyl carrier protein, with product MSDTAERVKKIVIEHLGVDADKVTEQASFIDDLGADSLDTVELVMAFEEEFGVEIPDDAAETILTVGDAVKYIDKASA from the coding sequence ATGAGTGACACCGCAGAGCGCGTCAAGAAGATCGTCATCGAGCACCTGGGCGTCGATGCCGACAAGGTGACGGAGCAGGCGAGCTTCATCGACGATCTTGGCGCTGACAGCCTCGACACGGTCGAACTCGTCATGGCGTTCGAAGAAGAGTTCGGCGTCGAGATTCCGGACGATGCTGCCGAGACCATTTTGACCGTCGGCGATGCCGTGAAGTACATCGACAAGGCCTCTGCCTGA
- the fabD gene encoding ACP S-malonyltransferase, translated as MAVAFTFPGQGSQAVGMGKDLADAFPEARKVFEEVDAALGEKLSKLIWEGPEETLTLTANAQPALMAVSLAAIRALEARGFSLRDKVAYVAGHSLGEYSALAAAGFVSVADAARLLRARGNAMQAAVPAGEGAMAAIIGLEQADVEAACTEAAKGSVCQIANDNGGGQLVISGAKPAVELAAKLCTEKGAKRALMLQVSAPFHSALMQPAAEIMREALAGVAKNSPAVPVVSNVTVTPTSDPDEIARRLVEQVTGRVRWRETVEWFAANGVATLYEVGAGKVLSGLARRINRDVATGAVGTAADVEAALAALA; from the coding sequence ATGGCCGTCGCATTCACCTTTCCGGGACAGGGCAGCCAGGCTGTCGGCATGGGCAAAGACCTGGCAGACGCCTTTCCCGAGGCGCGCAAGGTGTTCGAGGAAGTCGACGCCGCGCTCGGCGAAAAACTGTCGAAGCTGATCTGGGAGGGGCCGGAAGAGACGCTGACGCTGACCGCCAACGCCCAGCCGGCGCTGATGGCGGTGTCGCTGGCCGCGATCCGGGCGCTGGAAGCGCGAGGCTTCTCGCTGAGAGACAAGGTGGCCTACGTCGCCGGGCATTCGCTGGGCGAATATTCGGCGCTTGCCGCCGCCGGCTTCGTTTCAGTGGCGGACGCAGCGCGGCTGCTGCGTGCGCGCGGCAACGCCATGCAGGCGGCGGTGCCGGCGGGCGAGGGCGCCATGGCGGCGATCATCGGGCTGGAGCAGGCCGATGTCGAAGCCGCCTGCACCGAGGCGGCGAAAGGCTCCGTCTGCCAGATCGCCAACGACAATGGTGGCGGCCAGCTGGTGATCTCCGGCGCCAAACCAGCGGTCGAGCTGGCGGCGAAACTGTGCACCGAAAAGGGCGCCAAGCGGGCGCTGATGCTGCAGGTCTCGGCGCCTTTCCACTCGGCGCTGATGCAGCCTGCGGCCGAAATCATGCGCGAGGCGCTGGCCGGCGTGGCAAAGAATTCCCCGGCTGTTCCCGTCGTCTCCAACGTCACCGTGACGCCGACCAGCGACCCGGATGAGATCGCCCGGCGGCTGGTCGAGCAGGTGACGGGCCGCGTGCGCTGGCGCGAGACGGTCGAATGGTTCGCCGCCAACGGCGTCGCGACGCTTTATGAGGTGGGTGCCGGCAAGGTTCTGTCGGGCCTGGCGCGGCGCATCAACCGTGATGTCGCCACCGGCGCCGTGGGCACCGCGGCCGATGTCGAAGCGGCGCTGGCCGCGCTTGCATAA
- the fabG gene encoding 3-oxoacyl-[acyl-carrier-protein] reductase — MFELTGRKALVTGASGGIGEAIARVLHSQGAIVGLHGTRIEKLEALAAELGDRVMLFPANLSDRDEVKALGQKAEADLEGVDILVNNAGITKDGLFVRMSDADWDSVLEVNLTAVFRLTRELTHPMMRRRHGRIINITSVVGVTGNPGQTNYCASKAGMIGFSKSLAQEIATRNITVNCVAPGFIESAMTDKLNDKQKETIMAAIPTRRMGTSAEVASAVAYLSSNEAAYVTGQTIHVNGGMAMI; from the coding sequence ATGTTCGAACTGACCGGCCGCAAGGCGCTCGTCACCGGCGCATCGGGGGGCATCGGCGAGGCGATCGCCCGTGTGCTGCACAGCCAGGGCGCGATCGTCGGCCTGCATGGGACGCGGATAGAGAAGCTCGAGGCGCTGGCCGCCGAGCTCGGCGACCGCGTGATGCTGTTTCCGGCCAACCTGTCCGACCGCGACGAGGTCAAGGCGCTCGGCCAGAAGGCGGAGGCCGACCTCGAAGGCGTCGACATCCTCGTCAACAATGCCGGCATCACCAAGGACGGCCTGTTCGTGCGCATGTCCGATGCCGACTGGGACAGTGTGCTGGAGGTCAACCTCACCGCCGTCTTCCGGCTGACCCGCGAGCTCACCCATCCGATGATGCGCCGCCGCCATGGCCGCATCATCAACATCACCTCGGTGGTTGGCGTCACCGGCAATCCCGGCCAGACCAATTACTGCGCTTCCAAGGCGGGCATGATCGGCTTTTCCAAGTCGCTGGCGCAGGAGATCGCCACCCGCAACATCACCGTCAACTGCGTCGCCCCGGGCTTCATCGAATCGGCCATGACCGACAAGCTCAACGACAAGCAGAAGGAGACGATCATGGCGGCGATCCCGACCCGGCGCATGGGCACAAGCGCCGAAGTGGCGTCCGCTGTCGCCTATCTCTCCTCCAACGAGGCGGCCTACGTCACCGGCCAGACCATTCATGTGAATGGCGGCATGGCGATGATCTAA
- the pdxA gene encoding 4-hydroxythreonine-4-phosphate dehydrogenase PdxA, which produces MRKIDAPLALSVGDPSGVGPEIAIAAWLAGESAGVPPFYLLADPTLIEARAHRIGANIAIAETLPAQAARVFSRALPIAPLDAGHIDNPGRPDTANAAGTIEAIDRAVADCLAGRAAAVVTGPIAKKPLYDAGFRFPGHTEYLAHLAARHTGVEVTPVMLLAGPELLTVPVTIHIALADVPKALTTELIVATGRITAADLEGRFGIARPRLAVAGLNPHAGEGGAIGLEDNLVIRPAVEQLRAEGIDAFGPLPADTMFHARARAGYDAALCMYHDQALIPAKALAFDEAVNVTLGLPFIRTSPDHGTAFDIAGQGIARADSLIAALRLARRLADSGAEAAAA; this is translated from the coding sequence GTGCGCAAGATCGATGCCCCGCTGGCCTTGAGCGTTGGCGATCCTTCCGGCGTCGGCCCGGAAATCGCCATCGCCGCCTGGCTCGCCGGTGAAAGCGCCGGCGTACCCCCCTTCTACCTGCTTGCCGATCCGACATTGATCGAGGCGCGGGCGCACAGGATCGGCGCCAACATAGCCATCGCCGAAACGCTGCCGGCGCAAGCAGCGCGGGTGTTTTCGCGGGCGCTGCCGATTGCGCCGCTGGATGCCGGCCATATCGACAATCCCGGGCGGCCCGACACGGCCAATGCCGCCGGCACGATCGAGGCCATCGACCGCGCCGTGGCCGACTGCCTTGCCGGCCGCGCCGCGGCGGTGGTCACCGGCCCCATCGCCAAGAAGCCGCTTTACGATGCCGGCTTCCGCTTTCCCGGGCACACCGAATATCTGGCGCATCTGGCGGCACGGCACACTGGCGTCGAAGTGACGCCGGTGATGCTGCTTGCCGGCCCGGAACTGCTCACGGTCCCCGTCACCATCCACATCGCGCTTGCCGATGTACCCAAGGCGCTGACCACGGAGCTGATCGTCGCCACCGGACGCATCACCGCGGCCGACCTTGAAGGCCGCTTCGGCATCGCCAGGCCGAGGCTGGCGGTCGCTGGCCTCAACCCGCATGCAGGCGAAGGCGGAGCGATAGGGCTTGAGGACAATCTGGTCATCCGCCCGGCGGTCGAACAGCTACGGGCGGAAGGCATCGACGCGTTCGGGCCGCTGCCGGCCGACACCATGTTCCATGCGCGGGCGCGGGCCGGCTACGACGCGGCGCTCTGCATGTACCACGACCAGGCGCTGATCCCGGCCAAGGCGCTGGCCTTCGACGAGGCGGTCAACGTCACGCTCGGGCTGCCCTTCATCCGCACCTCGCCCGACCACGGCACCGCCTTCGACATTGCCGGCCAGGGCATTGCGCGCGCCGACAGCCTGATCGCCGCATTGAGGCTCGCCCGCCGGCTTGCCGACAGCGGGGCGGAGGCTGCCGCAGCATGA
- the gmk gene encoding guanylate kinase, whose protein sequence is MVAKEPMVARDLGSRIRRRGLMLVLSSPSGAGKSTIARNLLESDASLELSVSVTTRPRRGSEIEGVHYHFRTMREFERLRDSDALLEWAEVHGNCYATPREPAELALAQGRDMLFDIDWQGAQQLKEKMRADIVSIFILPPSMKELKARLKRRAEDQESVIETRLKNARLEIEHWKEYDFVIVNDDLDRASAEVRGIVTAERLRRDRRPGLFDFVSGLLDEKTE, encoded by the coding sequence ATGGTTGCCAAGGAGCCGATGGTTGCCAGGGATCTGGGATCCCGCATCCGCCGCCGCGGGCTGATGCTGGTCTTGTCTTCGCCGTCCGGCGCCGGCAAGTCGACGATCGCGCGCAACCTGCTGGAAAGCGATGCCAGCCTCGAACTGTCGGTGTCGGTTACGACCAGGCCGCGCCGCGGCTCGGAGATCGAAGGCGTGCATTATCATTTCCGCACCATGCGCGAATTCGAGCGGCTGCGTGATTCCGACGCGCTGCTCGAATGGGCCGAGGTGCATGGCAACTGCTACGCCACGCCGCGCGAGCCGGCGGAATTGGCGCTGGCGCAGGGACGCGACATGCTGTTCGACATCGACTGGCAGGGCGCCCAGCAGCTCAAGGAGAAGATGCGCGCCGACATCGTCTCGATCTTCATCCTGCCGCCGTCGATGAAGGAACTGAAGGCGCGACTGAAGCGCCGCGCCGAGGACCAGGAATCGGTGATCGAGACCCGGCTGAAGAACGCCCGCCTAGAGATCGAGCACTGGAAGGAGTACGACTTCGTCATCGTCAACGACGATCTCGACCGCGCCTCCGCCGAGGTGCGCGGTATCGTCACCGCCGAGCGCCTTCGCCGCGACAGGCGGCCGGGCCTGTTCGATTTCGTCTCGGGCCTGCTGGACGAGAAGACGGAGTGA
- the mltG gene encoding endolytic transglycosylase MltG yields MNTNPGGSGEFGKQQAQSGPIVPKTAAEALRPEAGTPPPRRSRASRSQVVVFMNFVISLVMLMILAAGAALYFGKQAFTEPGPSANGDTFLVKPNTGVQDIADQLERRGLISDARIFRLGVRATGNDSALKAGEYEIKPRASMRDIMELLKSGKSVMYSLTIPEGLTVEQALQRIAEQDALTGDMPATMPTEGSLATDTLRFTRGATRQQMIDKLLADQKKLVDDVWERRAPDLPIANVKDFVTLASIVEKETGRGDERSRVAAVFLNRLAKGMRLQSDPTIIYGLFGGKGKPTDRPIYQSDIDKQTPYNTYLINGLPPTPIANPGRAALEAVANPSKTDDLYFVADGTGGHVFAATLEEHNQNVARYRALQRKQAEDAAKAGAAKVEGQTDAPADGDAGGDAGGDAGAAQ; encoded by the coding sequence ATGAACACAAATCCGGGCGGCAGCGGAGAATTCGGAAAGCAACAGGCTCAATCCGGTCCGATCGTGCCGAAGACGGCTGCCGAGGCGCTGCGCCCCGAGGCCGGCACGCCGCCGCCGAGGCGCTCGCGCGCCTCGCGCAGCCAGGTCGTCGTGTTCATGAATTTCGTCATCTCGCTGGTGATGCTGATGATCCTGGCGGCCGGCGCCGCGCTCTATTTCGGCAAGCAGGCTTTCACCGAACCCGGCCCGTCGGCCAATGGCGACACCTTCCTGGTCAAGCCGAACACAGGCGTCCAGGACATCGCCGACCAGCTCGAGCGGCGTGGTCTGATCAGCGACGCCCGTATCTTCCGGCTTGGCGTGCGCGCAACCGGTAATGATTCCGCGCTGAAAGCCGGCGAGTACGAGATCAAGCCGCGCGCCTCGATGCGCGACATCATGGAGCTGCTGAAGAGCGGCAAGTCGGTGATGTATTCGCTGACCATCCCCGAGGGGCTGACGGTCGAGCAGGCGCTGCAGCGCATCGCCGAGCAGGACGCGCTGACCGGCGACATGCCGGCGACCATGCCGACGGAGGGCAGCCTTGCGACCGACACGCTGCGCTTCACCCGCGGCGCCACGCGCCAGCAGATGATCGACAAGCTTCTCGCCGACCAGAAGAAGCTGGTCGACGATGTCTGGGAGCGGCGCGCGCCGGACCTTCCGATCGCCAATGTCAAGGACTTCGTCACGCTGGCTTCGATCGTCGAGAAGGAGACGGGCAGGGGCGACGAGCGCTCGCGGGTGGCCGCGGTCTTCCTCAACCGGCTAGCCAAGGGCATGCGGCTGCAGTCCGATCCAACCATCATCTACGGCCTGTTCGGCGGCAAGGGCAAACCCACCGATCGCCCGATCTACCAGTCCGACATCGACAAGCAGACGCCCTACAACACCTATCTGATCAACGGCCTGCCGCCGACGCCGATCGCCAACCCAGGCCGAGCGGCGCTCGAGGCCGTGGCCAACCCGTCGAAGACCGACGACCTCTATTTCGTCGCCGACGGCACTGGCGGCCACGTCTTCGCCGCGACGCTCGAAGAGCACAACCAGAACGTCGCCCGTTACCGTGCGCTGCAGAGGAAGCAGGCCGAGGACGCCGCCAAGGCCGGCGCCGCCAAGGTCGAGGGCCAGACCGACGCGCCGGCCGATGGCGATGCGGGTGGCGACGCCGGCGGCGATGCGGGCGCCGCCCAATAG
- a CDS encoding peptidylprolyl isomerase, with product MRKFLFSAGFALLVAATSVSIMAMTPPAFASTIKYVVNNIPITTGDIAHRAAFLKLQHKKGDAGQEMIDQTLRLAEARRLGIRITDAQVDAAYQRFATNNKMQLKQLDGIMAQAGVTKEHFKDFIRAQMAWNQALSARYRSGEGGAVTEQDAVRRMLDKGGAKPTAMEYMLQQVIFVVPPSERSATLAKRKREADAMRARFNGCATTREFAKGLLDVTVRDLGRVLAPQLPPDWADQIKATKVGGATATRETERGVEFIGICSSREVSDDKAAQMVFQSEGGNDKEADELSKKYVEELRKKARIVER from the coding sequence ATGAGGAAATTCCTGTTTTCAGCAGGCTTCGCGCTGCTGGTGGCGGCAACCTCGGTTTCGATCATGGCGATGACGCCGCCTGCCTTCGCCAGCACGATCAAATATGTCGTCAACAACATACCGATCACCACAGGCGACATCGCGCACCGGGCCGCGTTCCTGAAGTTGCAGCACAAGAAGGGCGACGCCGGGCAGGAGATGATCGACCAGACGCTGCGCCTGGCCGAAGCCAGGCGGCTTGGCATCCGCATCACCGACGCCCAGGTCGACGCCGCCTATCAGCGCTTCGCCACCAATAACAAGATGCAGCTCAAGCAGCTCGACGGCATCATGGCGCAGGCGGGGGTCACCAAGGAGCACTTCAAGGACTTCATCCGCGCCCAGATGGCCTGGAACCAGGCGCTGAGTGCCCGCTACCGCTCCGGCGAGGGCGGCGCGGTGACCGAGCAGGACGCGGTCCGGCGCATGCTGGACAAGGGCGGCGCCAAGCCGACCGCCATGGAATACATGCTGCAGCAGGTGATCTTCGTGGTGCCGCCTTCCGAGCGCAGCGCGACGCTGGCCAAGCGCAAGCGCGAGGCCGACGCCATGCGCGCCCGCTTTAACGGCTGCGCCACAACGCGTGAATTCGCCAAGGGTCTGCTCGACGTCACCGTGCGCGATCTCGGCCGCGTGCTGGCACCGCAGCTTCCGCCGGACTGGGCCGACCAGATCAAGGCGACCAAGGTCGGTGGCGCCACCGCCACGCGCGAGACCGAGCGCGGCGTCGAGTTCATCGGCATCTGCTCGTCGCGCGAAGTGTCCGACGACAAGGCGGCGCAGATGGTGTTCCAGAGCGAGGGCGGCAACGACAAGGAGGCCGACGAGCTTTCGAAGAAGTATGTCGAGGAGCTGCGGAAGAAGGCCCGCATCGTCGAGCGCTAA
- the fabF gene encoding beta-ketoacyl-ACP synthase II, with the protein MRRVVVTGLGLVSPFGMGFEHSWKELLTGRSAAKRVTEFEVEDLACKIAHVIPRGDGSNGTLNPEAVLEPKELRKIGDFILYGIAAADEALKDSGWQPSSEEERCATGVMIGSGIGGLEGIAENALILHERGPRRISPFFIPGNIINLVSGQVSIRHGLKGPNHAVVTACSTGAHAIGDAARLIIFGDADVMLAGGAEAPVTRLSLAGFAACRALSTERNETPEKASRPYDRDRDGFVMGEGAGVVVLEELEHAKARGAKIYAEVTGYGLTGDAYHITAPAEDGDGAFRCMTAALKRAKLSPADIDYINAHGTSTMADTIELGAVERLVGNAASKISMSSTKSSIGHLLGAAGAAEAIFSILAIRDNTAPATINLDNPERETAIDLVPNKPRARQIDVALSNSFGFGGTNASLVFQRYNG; encoded by the coding sequence ATGAGGCGTGTCGTCGTCACGGGCCTTGGCCTGGTTTCGCCGTTCGGCATGGGCTTCGAGCACAGCTGGAAGGAACTGCTGACCGGCCGCAGCGCCGCCAAGCGCGTCACCGAGTTCGAAGTGGAGGATCTTGCCTGCAAGATCGCTCACGTCATTCCGCGCGGTGACGGCTCCAACGGCACGCTCAATCCCGAAGCCGTGCTCGAGCCGAAGGAATTGCGCAAGATCGGCGACTTCATCCTCTACGGGATTGCGGCCGCCGACGAGGCGCTGAAGGATTCCGGCTGGCAGCCGAGCAGCGAAGAAGAGCGTTGCGCCACCGGCGTCATGATCGGCTCCGGCATCGGCGGCCTCGAGGGCATTGCCGAGAATGCGCTGATCCTGCATGAGCGCGGGCCGCGTCGCATCAGCCCGTTCTTCATTCCCGGAAACATCATCAACCTGGTGTCGGGGCAGGTGTCGATCCGGCACGGGCTGAAAGGCCCCAACCATGCCGTCGTCACCGCTTGCTCGACCGGCGCGCATGCCATCGGCGATGCCGCCCGGCTGATCATCTTCGGCGATGCCGACGTGATGCTGGCCGGCGGCGCCGAGGCGCCGGTGACCAGGCTTTCGCTGGCCGGTTTTGCTGCCTGCCGCGCGCTGTCGACCGAGCGCAACGAAACGCCGGAAAAAGCCTCCCGTCCCTATGACCGCGACCGCGACGGCTTCGTCATGGGCGAGGGCGCCGGCGTCGTCGTGCTGGAAGAGCTCGAACATGCCAAGGCGCGTGGCGCGAAAATCTATGCCGAGGTCACCGGCTACGGCCTGACTGGCGACGCCTACCACATCACCGCTCCAGCCGAGGATGGCGACGGCGCCTTCCGTTGCATGACCGCGGCGCTGAAACGGGCGAAGCTTTCACCGGCCGACATCGACTACATCAACGCGCATGGCACCTCGACCATGGCCGACACGATCGAACTCGGCGCAGTCGAGCGACTGGTCGGCAATGCCGCCTCGAAGATCTCGATGTCGTCGACCAAGTCGTCGATCGGCCATCTGCTGGGCGCCGCCGGTGCAGCGGAGGCGATCTTCTCGATCCTCGCCATTCGCGACAATACGGCGCCCGCCACAATCAACCTCGACAACCCGGAACGCGAGACGGCGATCGACCTCGTGCCGAACAAGCCACGCGCCCGCCAGATCGACGTGGCGCTGTCCAACTCCTTCGGCTTCGGCGGCACCAACGCCTCGCTCGTCTTCCAGCGCTACAATGGCTGA
- a CDS encoding YicC/YloC family endoribonuclease produces MNLQSMTGFARAVAEHDGTSIAWEVKSVNGKSVEVRLRLPQGFERLEPAVRQTIQKRFSRGNFQATLTVGRAAGHQVQPVVNEAFLKDLAGLAKRLQEQFGVAAATADGLLALRGVLDIPEAIETEEARAALDGAILASLETVLTGLEMARQGEGAALRSLLAGHIDAIEALTLKAEADPSREPAAIRERIAEQVRLLMDASANLDASRLHQEAAFLATKADIREEIDRLKTHVVSGRALLANGGAVGRKLDFLAQEFNRESNTLCSKSNAAAVTAIGLELKAVVDQFREQVQNLE; encoded by the coding sequence ATGAATCTGCAGAGCATGACCGGTTTTGCACGGGCGGTCGCCGAACATGACGGCACCTCGATCGCCTGGGAGGTGAAGTCGGTCAACGGCAAGAGCGTCGAGGTGAGATTGCGGCTGCCGCAAGGCTTCGAGCGGCTGGAACCGGCCGTCCGCCAGACGATCCAGAAGCGTTTTTCGCGCGGCAATTTCCAGGCCACGCTGACGGTCGGCCGCGCCGCCGGCCATCAGGTGCAGCCGGTGGTCAACGAGGCTTTCCTCAAGGACCTGGCCGGGCTCGCCAAGCGCCTGCAGGAACAGTTTGGTGTTGCTGCGGCCACCGCCGACGGGCTGCTTGCGCTGCGCGGCGTGCTCGACATTCCCGAGGCCATCGAGACCGAGGAGGCGCGGGCGGCGCTCGACGGCGCCATTCTTGCGTCGCTCGAGACGGTGCTGACCGGACTGGAAATGGCGCGCCAGGGCGAGGGCGCCGCCTTGCGCTCGCTGCTTGCAGGCCACATCGACGCCATCGAGGCGCTGACACTGAAGGCCGAGGCCGATCCGTCGCGCGAGCCGGCGGCGATCCGCGAACGCATCGCCGAGCAGGTCCGCCTGTTGATGGACGCTTCGGCCAATCTCGACGCCAGCCGCCTGCATCAGGAAGCTGCCTTCCTCGCCACCAAGGCCGACATCCGCGAGGAGATCGACCGGCTGAAGACGCATGTCGTGTCAGGCCGGGCGCTGCTCGCCAATGGCGGCGCCGTCGGCCGCAAGCTCGATTTTCTGGCGCAGGAATTCAACCGCGAATCGAATACGCTGTGCTCGAAGTCGAACGCCGCTGCCGTCACCGCCATCGGGCTGGAACTGAAGGCGGTCGTCGACCAGTTTCGCGAACAGGTTCAGAATCTGGAGTGA
- the rsmA gene encoding 16S rRNA (adenine(1518)-N(6)/adenine(1519)-N(6))-dimethyltransferase RsmA, with amino-acid sequence MTIDGLPPLREVIERHGLQAKKALGQNFLLDLNLTGKIARAAGDLTDATVIEVGPGPGGLTRALLFNGAKRVVAIERDERCLEALAQVSSHYPGRLEVIPGDALKTDFAALARDAGGPVKIVANLPYNIGTELLIRWLTVSAWPPFYQSMTLMFQREVAERITATPGSDAYGRLGVLAGWRTQARIAFDVPPQAFTPPPKVTSSVVHLVPRATPLPTEAKKLGRVTEAAFGQRRKMLRQSVKSLGGEALLVRADIDPTRRAETLSVEEFVRLTNAV; translated from the coding sequence ATGACGATCGACGGGCTGCCGCCGCTGCGCGAGGTGATCGAGCGCCATGGGCTGCAGGCGAAGAAGGCGCTCGGCCAGAATTTCCTGCTCGACCTCAATCTGACCGGCAAGATCGCGCGCGCCGCCGGCGACCTCACTGATGCCACGGTGATCGAGGTCGGCCCCGGCCCCGGCGGGCTGACGCGGGCGCTGCTGTTCAACGGCGCCAAACGGGTCGTCGCGATCGAGCGCGACGAGCGCTGCCTGGAGGCGCTGGCACAAGTCTCCAGCCATTACCCCGGCCGTCTGGAGGTTATTCCCGGCGATGCGCTGAAGACGGATTTTGCAGCGCTCGCCAGGGACGCCGGCGGACCGGTGAAGATCGTCGCCAACCTGCCTTATAATATCGGCACGGAACTCTTGATCCGCTGGCTGACAGTTTCCGCATGGCCGCCCTTCTACCAATCGATGACGCTGATGTTCCAGCGCGAGGTGGCCGAGCGCATCACCGCGACCCCAGGCAGCGACGCCTATGGGCGTCTCGGTGTGCTGGCCGGCTGGCGCACGCAGGCCAGGATCGCCTTCGACGTGCCGCCGCAGGCCTTCACGCCGCCGCCAAAGGTGACGTCGTCGGTGGTGCATCTGGTGCCGCGCGCCACGCCCTTGCCGACCGAAGCGAAGAAACTCGGCCGCGTCACCGAGGCGGCCTTCGGCCAGCGCCGCAAAATGCTGCGGCAAAGCGTGAAGAGCCTCGGCGGCGAGGCGCTGTTGGTGCGCGCCGACATCGACCCGACGCGCCGCGCCGAAACGCTCAGCGTCGAGGAATTCGTGAGGCTGACGAACGCGGTGTAG